In Pseudoclavibacter sp. Marseille-Q3772, the sequence GTCGATGCCGTCGGCAATTGTGCTTACACCAACCGGGTTTCGCGTAGGGCAGGAAGCGATTAACGCCCAGCTGCGTCATCCGGACGGTTTTGAACGTACGCCCAAGGCGATGATCGGCCGCGGTGAGGTCGTGCTTGCCGGCAAGATCGTCACTCCAAAAGAGATCGCGTGCGAGATTTACCGGTATGTTCGTGACGCGGCGCTGCGCCGACAAGACAACGAAGAGCCGGCCGAAGTGTGGCTTACGCACCCGGTGGCATGGGCGCCATCACAGATCGAAACACTGCGCGAAGCGGCGATTGAAGCAGGTTTCAAGGCAGATGCGATTCGGACGGTGAATGAGCCGACGGCAGCGGCTGCGCACTTCGCTCGTAACCATCAAACGGAACCGGGCGCACGGGTCGCGGTTTTCGACTTTGGTGGTGGAACGCTCGACATTGCCGTGCTTGAACGCGCCCCGCAGGAGCCCCAGGGATTCAAGGTGCTCGCGTTCGGTGGCGACCCGGTTCTGGGCGGACGCACCTTCGACGCGAGATTGCTCGATTGGACGCTCGATACGCTCGCAAGCCGCGGTCATGAAGAACTCACCAAACGCCTGCACCAGCCGAAGACCATGTCGGAGCTGCGCGCGCAAACATCCTTGGCGCGGGCGGTCACGGCAGCGAAAACTGAGCTGTCCACCCGAGCCGACGCCGATATTTCGGTGAGCCTCGGCGAAGAGGATGCGGTGGTGACGATCACCCGTCAAGAGTACGAGCGCCTCATCCGCGACGATCTCGATCGCGGCGCGAAGCTGCTCAACGATGTGTTCGAGACTGTGCAGGGGCCGAAACCGCAGGTGCTGTACCTCACCGGTGGTTCCTCGCGCACGCCGGCAATTAGCGCGATGATCCGCGAACGCACCGGTATCCGCATTGCCACGCTCGACGACCCGAAGCTGGTTACCGCAGAGGGTGCACTGTACGTGTCACCCCTTGGTGCGAAGGGTGTGAAAGCGTCTGCACCACCACGGCCGGGCGCGCAGTCACCACAGCGGCCAAATAAGAATCCTGCACCGATGCCGTTCGCGCAGCCACCTGGCCCGATGCGCCCTGCGGGTCGACCACAGGGTCTGCAGTCCAGGCCACAGCAGCAAACGCCATCGCCGCAACCGATGATGCGCCCCGCGCCGCAACAGCGGCTCAATCAGCCACCGCAACGGCCGATGACCCGGCCCGGCCCACAGCAACAGGCCCCAGCAAACCGACCAGCACCGCGGCCGGAATCTCGACCAGCACCGCGCCCCACATCCGCCCAGCCGCCAAAGAAGAAGAACCGCACGGCAAAGATTCTTGTCATCGCGCTGATCGCTGCGCTGGTAATCGGCGGTGGCACGTGGGCCACAATTGCCTGGCTCAACCAGAGTCGCGTAGACGATACGAAGGACGGTGACCGGCCACTACCGAAAGTCGCCAGCGGCACGATCGACTGCTGGGACGACACCACAGCCAATAGCGGTCAACGCTGCCCTGAGCTGACCGGACAATCTGCACTTAAATGGATTACGCCGACAGACGGAGCCAGCTGTTCCAGCACCGATCTTGGAACGAAGAACGCGCGTGAATGCACCTGGTACGACAAGACGAACACGCATTTCTACACGCTCGAGTTCGACAGCTACGATGAGGCGCTCAAGTACGGCGAGGATGCGTACGGTGACGCTGGCCAGGTCTGGGAGATTAACGGCGCAGAGAGCGGCACCAAGTACGAAGGTGATTTCACCAAAGGCTCGGGCGGATATTCCTACTACTACGTGTACGAGGGACTCCCGTACGGCATCTTCGTTCGACTCGATAATGACTCGACCGGGCAGCACGGCGATGTCACCGAAATCGAACCGCGAGTACATCCAAAGAGTTGGGATGAGGTCGCCTACGCGGTCGCGAGCTCAAAGCGATGACGTCTTCCGTTGAAACAGCGGCAATGATGCGTCAATCGGTGCTTGACGCCTGCGACGCGTTCGACCGGGTGGATCGCCGAGGCACCGCACGCATCACCGACCGTGTTCGACACCAACTTGATGAACGCATCCGGCTCGCCGTTGTAGGCCGCGTGAAGGCCGGTAAATCGACGCTGGTGAATGCGCTCGTCGGTCGTGTGGTTGCACCGACCGGCGTAACTGAATGCACCAAGATCTCCACGCACTACACCTTTGGTGCTCCCGAACGTGGGTTGATCATCCTCAGAAACGGGCAACAGGTGCCATTCGATTTGGTCAATGGTGGCCTGCCCGAGCAGCTTCCGGTGCCGATCGAACACATTGCGCATGCGGTGGTATTCCTGCAATCGGAAGTGCTCCGCGATATGACCCTCATCGATACGCCCGGTCTGGCGACTACCTCCGGACAGTATGAGGATGCGGCAAGACGCACGGTGCTCGGGCACGAGTCGGTGCGGCAGGCAGACGCACTGGTCTATGTCTTCCACGGCCAGGTGCTACGTGACGACGTTGATTTCTTACGCGAGTGGGGATCAGTCACGGCAACACCAGCCGAAGCAGCCTCGCACGCCGTCGGCGTGTTCAGCCACGCGGACACCTTCGGCGGTACCCCGTGGGGGAGCGAGGACCCAATCATGAAGGCTCGCGAAGCGGCGAGCCAATTCGCCCGACAACACGGGGCCCAGCTCGGTACCGT encodes:
- a CDS encoding Hsp70 family protein translates to MAWRLSIDFGTSNTAAAIDAHGRVTPITLADGSLSMPSAIVLTPTGFRVGQEAINAQLRHPDGFERTPKAMIGRGEVVLAGKIVTPKEIACEIYRYVRDAALRRQDNEEPAEVWLTHPVAWAPSQIETLREAAIEAGFKADAIRTVNEPTAAAAHFARNHQTEPGARVAVFDFGGGTLDIAVLERAPQEPQGFKVLAFGGDPVLGGRTFDARLLDWTLDTLASRGHEELTKRLHQPKTMSELRAQTSLARAVTAAKTELSTRADADISVSLGEEDAVVTITRQEYERLIRDDLDRGAKLLNDVFETVQGPKPQVLYLTGGSSRTPAISAMIRERTGIRIATLDDPKLVTAEGALYVSPLGAKGVKASAPPRPGAQSPQRPNKNPAPMPFAQPPGPMRPAGRPQGLQSRPQQQTPSPQPMMRPAPQQRLNQPPQRPMTRPGPQQQAPANRPAPRPESRPAPRPTSAQPPKKKNRTAKILVIALIAALVIGGGTWATIAWLNQSRVDDTKDGDRPLPKVASGTIDCWDDTTANSGQRCPELTGQSALKWITPTDGASCSSTDLGTKNARECTWYDKTNTHFYTLEFDSYDEALKYGEDAYGDAGQVWEINGAESGTKYEGDFTKGSGGYSYYYVYEGLPYGIFVRLDNDSTGQHGDVTEIEPRVHPKSWDEVAYAVASSKR